One part of the Ralstonia pickettii genome encodes these proteins:
- the rseP gene encoding RIP metalloprotease RseP — protein MQTVLAFVFAIAVLIVIHELGHYSVARLCGVKVLRFSVGFGKVLFRRVGRGPDHTEWTICAIPLGGYVKMLGEGSRDPEKDPPILPEDLPRTFDHQPVYKRFAIVAAGPVANFLLAIALYAVLAWVGAIEPLPILGAPPPGSIAAQADLRARDRVIAIGTDGETPASVRSWSDVRMRLYSAGIAGRDALVQVRGADGAERTVRLHGLPSAARTPQADVIDQIGLRLLGGPVTIVDVLPSSAAARAGLRAGDQIVRFAGQPADQAMDLIRQIRAMPEQNASIDILRNDQPMTLPVRPDADTDPKNPTGPKIGKLGAQLNQKVETAMIRDEPVAALGHAVGEVWRTSVLSLQVLGKMIVGQASLQNLSGPITVADFAGKAASLGWQTFVSFLALISVSLGVLNLLPVPVLDGGHLLYYCVEFLTGRPVPESWQAVLQKIGVACILLLTSLALYNDLSRLFLTRG, from the coding sequence TTGCAGACCGTTTTAGCGTTTGTCTTTGCGATCGCGGTACTGATCGTCATCCACGAACTGGGCCACTACAGCGTCGCGCGACTGTGCGGCGTGAAAGTGCTCCGGTTTTCCGTTGGCTTTGGCAAAGTGCTGTTCCGCCGCGTCGGTCGTGGCCCTGACCACACCGAATGGACGATCTGCGCCATTCCACTGGGCGGCTACGTCAAGATGCTCGGCGAGGGATCGCGAGACCCCGAGAAAGACCCACCCATCCTTCCCGAAGACCTCCCACGCACCTTCGATCACCAGCCGGTCTACAAGCGATTCGCCATCGTGGCGGCTGGCCCGGTCGCCAATTTCCTTCTGGCGATTGCGCTTTACGCAGTGCTGGCATGGGTCGGCGCAATCGAGCCGTTGCCTATCCTCGGCGCTCCGCCGCCGGGCAGCATCGCCGCCCAGGCCGACTTGCGCGCCCGGGACCGGGTGATCGCTATCGGCACGGACGGCGAGACGCCGGCCTCTGTGCGCAGTTGGAGCGACGTCCGCATGCGCTTGTACTCGGCCGGCATCGCGGGGCGCGACGCGCTTGTGCAGGTGCGCGGCGCCGATGGTGCCGAACGCACCGTCCGCCTGCATGGCTTGCCGAGCGCGGCCCGTACGCCGCAGGCCGATGTGATTGACCAGATCGGTTTGCGTCTGCTCGGCGGCCCGGTCACCATCGTCGATGTGTTGCCCTCGAGTGCCGCAGCCCGTGCGGGGTTGAGAGCCGGAGACCAAATCGTTCGCTTCGCGGGCCAGCCCGCCGATCAGGCCATGGACCTCATCCGCCAGATCCGGGCCATGCCGGAGCAGAACGCCTCGATCGATATTCTGCGCAACGATCAGCCCATGACGTTGCCTGTTCGCCCTGATGCTGACACCGATCCCAAAAACCCGACCGGCCCGAAGATCGGCAAGCTTGGTGCGCAGCTCAACCAGAAGGTGGAAACGGCGATGATCCGGGATGAGCCGGTCGCCGCGCTGGGCCATGCCGTAGGCGAGGTCTGGCGGACTTCGGTGCTGTCGCTGCAGGTGCTGGGCAAGATGATTGTCGGTCAGGCATCTCTGCAGAATCTGAGCGGGCCGATCACGGTGGCGGACTTTGCGGGCAAGGCGGCAAGCCTTGGCTGGCAGACGTTTGTGAGCTTTCTCGCGTTGATCAGCGTTAGTCTCGGCGTGCTCAACTTATTGCCCGTTCCGGTATTGGATGGGGGGCATTTGCTGTATTATTGCGTGGAATTTTTGACTGGCCGACCCGTGCCGGAATCCTGGCAAGCAGTCCTTCAGAAGATCGGCGTCGCCTGCATCCTGCTTCTCACTTCGCTCGCCCTGTACAACGATTTGAGTCGGTTGTTTCTGACTCGTGGCTAG
- the uppS gene encoding polyprenyl diphosphate synthase yields MHISSTLAVPDTADTPRHVAVIMDGNGRWATERHLPRVAGHSRGLDAVRATVEAAARRGVGYLTLFAFSSENWRRPAEEVTFLMKLFMTALRREVSKLHDNGIRLRVVGDLSAFSPRIQLLIREAEAKTAANPGLTVTILANYGGRWDILQAMRALLAAQPGIAPDAITEEMLAPYMALSYAPEPDLFIRTGGEQRISNFLLWQLAYSELYFTDRYWPDFDAAELDRAFAWYRNRERRFGRTSAQLDPDVPPALSAGA; encoded by the coding sequence ATGCATATCAGTTCCACACTGGCGGTGCCAGACACCGCCGACACGCCGCGCCACGTTGCCGTCATCATGGACGGTAACGGCCGCTGGGCCACCGAACGGCACCTGCCTCGCGTGGCCGGGCATAGCCGCGGCCTCGATGCCGTACGTGCAACCGTTGAAGCGGCTGCGCGCCGTGGCGTCGGCTACTTGACGCTGTTTGCTTTCAGCTCCGAAAACTGGCGTCGCCCGGCAGAGGAAGTCACCTTCCTCATGAAGCTGTTCATGACGGCGCTGCGTCGCGAAGTGAGCAAGCTTCATGACAACGGCATCCGCCTGCGCGTGGTGGGCGATCTGTCGGCATTTAGCCCGCGCATCCAGCTCTTGATTCGAGAAGCGGAAGCCAAGACAGCCGCCAACCCCGGGCTGACCGTCACGATTCTCGCCAACTACGGTGGGCGCTGGGACATCCTGCAGGCTATGCGCGCGTTGTTGGCAGCGCAGCCCGGCATTGCACCCGACGCCATCACAGAAGAGATGCTGGCGCCGTACATGGCGCTGTCCTATGCGCCGGAGCCGGACCTGTTCATCCGCACCGGTGGCGAGCAGCGCATCAGTAACTTTCTGCTGTGGCAGCTTGCCTATTCCGAGCTGTACTTCACCGATCGCTACTGGCCGGATTTCGATGCCGCAGAGCTCGATCGCGCTTTTGCGTGGTATCGCAACCGCGAGCGCCGCTTTGGACGCACCAGCGCGCAGCTCGACCCCGATGTTCCCCCCGCGCTGTCCGCCGGAGCCTGA
- the frr gene encoding ribosome recycling factor: MSVADVKKNAEQKMQKSIEALKTDLAKIRTGRAHTGLLDHVQVDYYGSMVPISQVANVTLVDARTIGVQPWEKKMVQAVEKAIREADLGLNPATMGDIIRVPTPALTEERRKELTKVVKGEGEDAKVAVRNLRRDANEQLKKLVKDKAISEDDERRGGDDIQKLTDKFVAEIDKLVAEKDKEIMTV; the protein is encoded by the coding sequence ATGAGCGTCGCCGATGTCAAGAAGAATGCCGAGCAGAAGATGCAGAAGTCGATCGAGGCTCTGAAGACCGATCTGGCCAAGATCCGTACTGGCCGTGCCCACACCGGTCTGCTCGATCACGTGCAAGTTGACTACTACGGCTCGATGGTACCCATCAGCCAGGTTGCCAACGTGACGCTGGTGGACGCACGCACGATTGGCGTGCAACCGTGGGAAAAGAAGATGGTGCAAGCCGTCGAAAAGGCCATCCGTGAAGCGGACCTCGGCCTGAACCCTGCCACGATGGGCGACATCATTCGCGTGCCGACCCCCGCCCTGACCGAAGAGCGCCGCAAGGAGCTGACCAAGGTCGTGAAGGGCGAGGGCGAGGATGCCAAGGTCGCCGTGCGCAACCTGCGTCGCGATGCCAATGAACAGCTCAAGAAACTGGTGAAGGACAAGGCGATCTCGGAAGACGACGAGCGTCGCGGTGGTGACGACATCCAGAAGCTGACCGACAAGTTCGTCGCCGAGATCGACAAGCTGGTCGCCGAGAAAGACAAGGAAATCATGACGGTGTAA
- a CDS encoding phosphatidate cytidylyltransferase, producing the protein MLLTRVITAVCLLIVILPILFFAPPAGLAGLVTVFAALAAWEWGRLVRLPGWWGPLLYAVVVVMLTIAWHDIPVRGDVRPLFHGAVIAWVIAWALLAGGVRELHGTRRIVFALLGLVMLPAFVHGAIELRTHGVAFLLSVALLVWAADVGAYFVGKAIGRRKLAPTISPGKSWEGAIGGAVLVAVIATVAGITHWFAPTWFSHQFDQRGAVLALVLTILLVAASVGGDLFESLLKRQVGMKDSSRLLPGHGGVLDRIDALLPVFPLAALLIS; encoded by the coding sequence ATGCTGCTGACTCGCGTCATTACCGCTGTCTGCCTGCTGATTGTCATCCTGCCCATTTTGTTTTTCGCGCCGCCCGCCGGCCTGGCCGGACTGGTGACGGTATTTGCAGCCCTCGCGGCGTGGGAGTGGGGGCGTCTCGTGCGCCTGCCCGGCTGGTGGGGCCCCCTTCTCTATGCCGTCGTGGTCGTCATGCTGACGATCGCCTGGCACGACATACCCGTTCGTGGTGATGTGCGCCCGCTGTTCCATGGCGCAGTCATCGCCTGGGTGATCGCCTGGGCGCTGCTGGCAGGTGGCGTGCGCGAGTTGCATGGCACCCGCAGAATCGTTTTCGCGCTGCTTGGCTTGGTGATGTTGCCGGCGTTTGTGCATGGCGCCATTGAATTGCGCACGCACGGCGTCGCCTTTCTGCTGTCGGTCGCGTTGCTCGTGTGGGCGGCCGATGTGGGCGCGTATTTTGTCGGCAAGGCCATTGGCCGCCGCAAGCTTGCACCGACCATCAGCCCTGGTAAGTCGTGGGAAGGTGCGATCGGCGGCGCCGTGCTGGTTGCCGTGATCGCCACCGTGGCCGGCATCACGCACTGGTTTGCGCCGACGTGGTTTTCGCACCAGTTTGATCAGCGCGGCGCCGTCCTGGCCCTGGTGCTGACCATCCTGCTGGTGGCTGCAAGCGTCGGCGGCGATTTGTTTGAATCCCTGCTCAAGCGTCAGGTCGGCATGAAAGACAGCAGCCGCCTGTTGCCCGGCCACGGCGGCGTGCTCGATCGTATCGACGCGCTGCTGCCGGTGTTTCCGCTGGCTGCGCTGCTGATTTCCTGA
- the map gene encoding type I methionyl aminopeptidase, whose protein sequence is MAVTIHTAEDIAQMRVACRLASEVLDYITPFVVPGVTTGKLDQLCHAYMRDVQGTVPAPLNYAPPGYPPFPASICTSVNDVICHGIPGDKVLKNGDIVNLDITVITKEGYYGDTSRTFVVGEGSILAKRLTQVTFECMWKGIAAVRPGARLGDIGHVIQQHAEAAGYSVVREYCGHGIGKKFHEDPQILHYGRPGTGMELKAGMIFTIEPMINAGKRDIRTMPDQWTVKTRDRSLSAQWEHTLLVTETGHEVLTVSALTPPAPEFVHEGAPATA, encoded by the coding sequence ATGGCCGTTACCATTCACACCGCCGAAGACATTGCGCAGATGCGCGTGGCCTGCCGGCTTGCGTCCGAAGTTCTCGACTACATCACGCCGTTCGTCGTACCCGGCGTGACGACAGGCAAGCTGGACCAGCTGTGCCACGCCTACATGCGTGACGTGCAAGGCACCGTGCCGGCACCGCTGAACTATGCGCCGCCAGGCTATCCGCCCTTCCCGGCATCGATCTGCACATCGGTCAACGATGTGATCTGCCACGGCATTCCCGGCGACAAGGTGCTTAAGAATGGGGATATCGTCAATCTCGACATCACAGTCATCACCAAGGAAGGCTACTACGGCGATACCAGCCGCACGTTCGTTGTTGGCGAGGGCTCGATCCTCGCCAAGCGCCTGACCCAGGTGACGTTCGAATGCATGTGGAAGGGCATTGCGGCAGTGCGTCCGGGCGCCCGACTCGGTGATATCGGCCACGTGATCCAGCAGCATGCCGAAGCCGCGGGCTACAGCGTGGTGCGTGAATATTGCGGCCACGGCATCGGCAAGAAATTCCACGAAGATCCGCAGATCCTGCACTACGGCCGGCCCGGTACGGGGATGGAATTGAAAGCCGGCATGATCTTCACAATCGAACCGATGATCAACGCGGGCAAGCGCGACATCCGCACGATGCCCGACCAATGGACGGTCAAGACGCGTGACCGCAGCCTGTCGGCGCAGTGGGAACATACGCTTCTGGTGACGGAAACCGGCCATGAAGTGCTGACGGTGTCTGCATTGACGCCACCGGCACCCGAATTCGTACACGAAGGCGCTCCCGCCACGGCCTGA
- the tsf gene encoding translation elongation factor Ts gives MAAITASMVAELRAKTDAPMMECKKALTEAEGNLEKAEEILRVKLGNKAGKAASRITAEGVVAAAVEGTTGALVEINCETDFVSKNDSFLAFANSVAALIAKNNPADVAAVGALPLSQDGFGPTVEDVRVGLIGKIGENMTIRRFQRFEGTQLTSYLHGTRIGVMVAFEGNEVAAKDAAMQAAAMKPVSLSADDVPAELVAKERSVAEQKAAESGKPAEIVAKMVEGSVQKYLKEVSLLNQPFVKNDKQTVEQMLKAANTTVKAFTLYVVGEGIEKKQDDFAAEVAAQVAAAKQQA, from the coding sequence ATGGCGGCAATTACCGCAAGCATGGTTGCAGAACTGCGCGCGAAGACCGACGCGCCGATGATGGAGTGCAAGAAGGCCCTGACCGAAGCCGAAGGCAACCTGGAAAAGGCCGAAGAGATCCTGCGCGTGAAGCTGGGCAACAAGGCCGGCAAGGCCGCCTCGCGCATCACCGCTGAAGGCGTGGTGGCCGCAGCCGTGGAAGGCACGACCGGCGCGCTGGTCGAGATCAACTGCGAAACCGACTTCGTCTCGAAGAACGATTCGTTCCTGGCCTTCGCCAACTCGGTCGCAGCACTGATCGCCAAGAACAACCCGGCTGACGTCGCGGCTGTCGGCGCCCTGCCGCTGTCGCAAGACGGCTTCGGCCCGACGGTGGAAGACGTACGCGTGGGCCTGATCGGCAAGATCGGCGAGAACATGACGATCCGTCGCTTCCAGCGTTTCGAAGGCACTCAGCTGACTTCGTACCTGCACGGCACCCGCATCGGCGTGATGGTGGCATTCGAAGGCAACGAAGTGGCGGCCAAGGACGCAGCAATGCAGGCTGCCGCGATGAAGCCCGTGTCGCTGTCGGCTGACGACGTGCCTGCCGAACTGGTCGCCAAGGAGCGCAGCGTTGCCGAGCAGAAGGCTGCGGAATCGGGCAAGCCGGCTGAAATCGTTGCCAAGATGGTCGAAGGCAGCGTGCAGAAGTACCTGAAGGAAGTCTCGCTGCTGAACCAGCCGTTTGTGAAGAACGATAAGCAGACCGTTGAGCAAATGCTCAAGGCCGCCAACACGACCGTGAAGGCTTTTACGCTCTACGTGGTGGGCGAGGGCATCGAGAAGAAGCAAGATGACTTTGCCGCTGAAGTGGCCGCCCAAGTGGCCGCCGCCAAGCAACAGGCGTAA
- the pyrH gene encoding UMP kinase, with amino-acid sequence MPAYKRVLLKLSGEALMGDDAFGINRSTIEGMVNDIAEIVKLGVQVAVVIGGGNIFRGVAGGAAGMDRATADYMGMLATMMNALALQDAMRHANLEGRVQSALRLDQVVEPYIRPRAIRQLEEGKIVIFAAGTGNPFFTTDTAAALRGSEIGAEIVLKATKVDGVYTADPKKDPSATRYTTITFDEAISRNLQVMDATAFALCRDQKLPIKVFSIQKPGALKRVILGEDEGTLVHV; translated from the coding sequence ATGCCTGCCTACAAGCGCGTTCTACTCAAACTTTCCGGCGAAGCCCTGATGGGCGACGATGCCTTCGGCATCAACCGAAGCACCATCGAAGGGATGGTCAACGACATCGCTGAAATCGTGAAGTTGGGCGTGCAGGTGGCAGTGGTGATCGGCGGCGGCAACATCTTCCGCGGTGTCGCGGGCGGCGCCGCCGGCATGGACCGCGCCACAGCCGACTACATGGGCATGCTGGCCACCATGATGAACGCGCTGGCCCTGCAGGACGCCATGCGTCATGCGAACCTCGAAGGCCGCGTTCAATCGGCGCTGCGCCTGGACCAAGTGGTCGAACCGTACATCCGCCCGCGTGCCATCCGCCAGTTGGAAGAAGGCAAGATCGTCATCTTCGCCGCCGGCACCGGCAACCCGTTCTTCACGACCGACACCGCTGCGGCGCTGCGCGGCTCGGAAATCGGCGCCGAGATTGTGCTCAAGGCCACCAAGGTCGATGGGGTCTACACTGCCGATCCGAAGAAGGACCCGAGCGCCACGCGCTACACCACGATTACTTTTGACGAAGCCATTTCGCGCAACCTGCAGGTGATGGACGCGACCGCTTTCGCGCTGTGCCGCGACCAGAAGCTGCCGATCAAGGTGTTCTCGATCCAGAAGCCGGGCGCGCTCAAGCGCGTGATCCTGGGTGAAGACGAAGGCACGCTGGTGCACGTCTGA
- a CDS encoding [protein-PII] uridylyltransferase has product MPSAAAVPAEETHPRDALKAERAHLFAQFDQHANVQQLVTKLARAVDRALVRLWQKEQMPTTCALIAVGGYGRGELFPHSDVDILLLLPGTADKALEARLEAFIGRCWDMGLDIGSSVRTVDECIKEAAQDVTVRTSLLEARLLTGDEGLYRTFETHYQGHLDAADFFQSKLLEMRQRHAKYQDTPYSLEPNCKESPGGLRDLQVILWMTRAAGFGSSWNELLANGLLTRREAQELASNERLLKTVRARLHLLAGRRQDVLVFDLQTQLAESFGYRPTTAKRASEQLMRRYYWVAKAVTQLNTVVLQNIEARLFPSELGITRRINDRFVERQGMLEIADADLYQREPTAILETFLLYEQTRGIKGLAASTMRALYNARTLMDAKWRKDPANRALFLSILQQPQGITHALRLMNQTSVLGRYLVNFRRIVGQMQHDLFHVYTVDQHILMVVRNIRRFAIVEHTHEFPFCSQLMANFDKPWVLTVAALFHDIAKGRGGDHSVLGMSDARRFCKEHGIAKEDADLIVWLVEHHLTMSQVAQKQDLGDPEVIRHFADLVGTERRLTALYLLTVADIRGTSPKVWNAWKGKLLEDLYRMTLRVLGGATTDPHAVLEGRKEEARALLRLAALDDTAHEALWKQLDVGVFLRHDARDIAWFTRHFYNRVDTTIPIVRARISPAGVGLQVAVYSPDRPDLFTRICGYFERKSLTILDAKIHTTKHGYALDTFQVADPGSGLVEPGHYRDIITLVEHELAEQISRETALPEPPRGRISRQSRSFPIKPRVDLRADERGQYYLLSISATDRTGLLYAIARVLAHRRVSVHTARINTLGERVEDIFLVDGTRLTQDNKLQLELESELLDALAI; this is encoded by the coding sequence ATGCCCTCCGCTGCCGCCGTCCCTGCCGAAGAAACTCATCCGCGCGACGCCCTGAAAGCTGAGCGCGCGCACCTGTTCGCGCAGTTCGACCAGCACGCCAACGTTCAGCAACTTGTGACCAAGCTGGCGCGCGCGGTGGACCGTGCGCTCGTGCGTCTTTGGCAGAAAGAGCAGATGCCCACCACCTGCGCGCTGATTGCCGTGGGCGGCTACGGGCGCGGCGAGCTGTTTCCGCATTCCGATGTGGACATCCTCCTGTTGCTGCCAGGCACCGCAGACAAGGCCTTGGAGGCCCGGCTGGAGGCCTTCATCGGCCGCTGCTGGGACATGGGGCTGGACATCGGCTCCTCGGTGCGCACGGTCGACGAGTGCATCAAGGAAGCCGCACAAGACGTAACAGTACGCACGTCGCTGCTGGAAGCGCGTCTGCTGACGGGCGACGAAGGGTTATACCGCACGTTCGAGACGCACTATCAAGGCCATCTGGACGCCGCAGACTTCTTCCAGTCGAAACTGCTGGAAATGCGCCAGCGGCACGCCAAGTACCAGGACACGCCCTACTCGCTCGAACCGAACTGCAAGGAAAGCCCCGGCGGCCTGCGCGACCTGCAGGTCATTCTGTGGATGACGCGCGCGGCTGGTTTCGGCTCCAGCTGGAACGAGCTGCTCGCCAATGGCCTGCTGACGCGCCGTGAAGCGCAGGAGCTGGCCAGCAACGAGCGCTTGCTCAAAACCGTGCGCGCGCGTCTGCACCTGCTGGCCGGGCGCCGGCAGGACGTATTGGTGTTCGATCTGCAGACGCAACTGGCCGAATCGTTCGGATACCGCCCGACCACCGCCAAGCGCGCGAGCGAACAGCTCATGCGCCGCTATTACTGGGTGGCCAAGGCGGTCACGCAGCTCAATACCGTGGTGCTGCAGAACATCGAGGCGCGGCTGTTCCCGAGCGAGCTGGGTATCACGCGGCGGATCAATGATCGCTTTGTCGAACGGCAGGGCATGCTCGAGATTGCCGACGCCGATCTCTACCAGCGCGAGCCGACGGCCATCCTGGAAACGTTCCTGCTTTACGAGCAGACGCGCGGCATCAAGGGATTGGCAGCCAGCACGATGCGCGCGCTCTACAACGCGCGGACGTTGATGGACGCCAAATGGCGCAAGGATCCGGCCAATCGCGCGCTGTTCCTGTCGATCCTGCAACAGCCGCAGGGCATCACGCACGCGCTGCGCCTGATGAACCAGACCAGCGTGCTCGGCCGCTACCTGGTCAACTTCCGCCGCATCGTCGGGCAGATGCAGCACGACCTGTTCCACGTCTACACGGTCGATCAGCACATCTTGATGGTGGTGCGCAATATCCGCCGTTTCGCCATCGTCGAGCACACGCACGAGTTTCCGTTCTGCAGCCAGTTGATGGCGAACTTCGACAAGCCGTGGGTGCTGACCGTGGCCGCGCTGTTCCATGACATTGCGAAAGGACGCGGCGGTGATCACTCCGTGCTCGGCATGTCCGACGCACGGCGCTTCTGCAAGGAACACGGCATCGCCAAGGAAGACGCAGACTTGATCGTCTGGCTTGTCGAGCATCACCTGACGATGAGCCAGGTCGCGCAGAAGCAGGACCTCGGCGATCCCGAAGTCATCCGCCATTTTGCCGATCTGGTCGGCACCGAGCGTCGGCTGACCGCGCTGTATCTGCTGACCGTTGCCGACATCCGCGGCACCAGCCCCAAGGTGTGGAACGCCTGGAAGGGCAAGCTGCTGGAAGACCTGTATCGCATGACGCTGCGCGTGCTCGGCGGCGCCACCACGGACCCGCACGCCGTGCTCGAAGGCCGCAAGGAAGAAGCGCGCGCCCTGCTGCGCCTGGCCGCGCTGGACGACACTGCACACGAGGCACTGTGGAAACAGCTCGACGTGGGCGTGTTCCTGCGCCACGACGCGCGCGACATCGCCTGGTTCACGCGGCATTTCTACAACCGTGTCGACACGACGATTCCCATCGTGCGAGCACGCATTTCGCCAGCGGGCGTCGGCCTGCAGGTGGCGGTGTACTCGCCGGATCGGCCCGATCTTTTTACGCGCATCTGCGGCTACTTCGAGCGCAAGAGCCTGACGATTCTGGACGCCAAGATCCACACCACCAAACACGGCTACGCGCTCGACACCTTCCAGGTGGCCGATCCCGGCAGCGGCCTGGTGGAGCCCGGCCATTACCGCGACATCATCACGCTGGTCGAGCACGAACTCGCCGAGCAGATCTCGCGCGAAACCGCCCTGCCCGAGCCGCCGCGTGGGCGCATCTCGCGCCAGTCGCGCAGCTTCCCGATCAAGCCGCGCGTCGACCTGCGGGCGGACGAGCGCGGCCAGTATTACCTGCTGTCCATTTCTGCAACAGACCGCACCGGTCTGCTCTACGCCATTGCCCGCGTGCTCGCACACCGTCGCGTGTCGGTACACACCGCGCGCATCAACACGCTGGGCGAGCGCGTGGAAGACATCTTCCTGGTCGACGGCACCCGTCTGACCCAGGACAACAAACTGCAGCTCGAGCTTGAAAGCGAGCTGCTTGATGCGCTCGCCATCTGA
- the rpsB gene encoding 30S ribosomal protein S2, with amino-acid sequence MSVTMREMLEAGVHFGHQTRFWNPKMAPYIFGHRNKIHIINLEKTLPMYQDALKYVRQLAANRGTILFVGTKRQSREILAEEAARAGMPFVDSRWLGGMLTNFKTVKTSIKRLKDMEVAKEAGATETMSKKEALMFEREMDKLVKSIGGIKDMGGIPDAIFVVDVGYHKIAVTEAAKLGIPVIGVVDTNHSPEGIDYVIPGNDDSSKAVALYVRGVADAILEGRANAVQEVVEAARGGDDFVEVQEG; translated from the coding sequence ATGTCCGTAACCATGCGCGAAATGCTGGAAGCCGGTGTCCACTTTGGCCACCAGACCCGCTTCTGGAACCCCAAGATGGCCCCTTACATCTTCGGCCATCGCAACAAGATTCACATCATCAACCTGGAAAAGACGCTGCCGATGTACCAGGACGCACTGAAGTACGTGCGCCAACTGGCAGCCAACCGGGGCACCATTCTGTTCGTTGGTACGAAGCGTCAATCGCGCGAGATCCTGGCTGAAGAAGCGGCTCGCGCAGGCATGCCGTTCGTCGACAGCCGCTGGCTCGGCGGCATGCTGACCAACTTCAAGACGGTCAAGACCTCGATCAAGCGCCTGAAGGACATGGAAGTCGCCAAGGAAGCCGGCGCGACCGAAACCATGAGCAAGAAGGAAGCGCTGATGTTCGAACGCGAAATGGACAAGCTGGTGAAGTCCATTGGCGGCATCAAGGACATGGGCGGCATTCCGGACGCCATCTTCGTGGTGGACGTTGGTTACCACAAGATTGCCGTGACCGAAGCTGCCAAGCTGGGTATTCCGGTGATCGGCGTGGTTGACACGAACCACTCGCCGGAAGGCATCGACTACGTCATCCCGGGTAACGACGACTCGAGCAAGGCTGTTGCACTGTACGTGCGCGGCGTGGCCGACGCGATCCTGGAAGGCCGTGCGAATGCGGTCCAGGAAGTGGTTGAAGCGGCTCGCGGCGGCGACGACTTCGTCGAAGTCCAAGAAGGCTAA
- the ispC gene encoding 1-deoxy-D-xylulose-5-phosphate reductoisomerase has protein sequence MMRLTVLGATGSIGDSTLDVVRRHPDKYSVFALTANAQADKLALLCREFRPKMAVLGSAVAADALRDQLGAEAAGIEIRFGSEALEEVAGHPDCDAVMAAIVGAAGLRPTLAAVRAGKRVLLANKEALVMSGALFMDAVRQHGATVLPIDSEHNAIFQCLPQQVPQFGRGVSRIVLTASGGPFRTRPVESLADVTPDQACAHPNWVMGRKISVDSATMMNKGLEVIEAHWLFGVPVEHLEVLIHPQSVIHSMVGYDDGSVLAQLGNPDMRTPIAYGLAYPERIEAGVALLDLVTTGALTFEAPDLRRFPCLALAFEALRAGGTAPAALNAANEVAVEAFLQRRIRFTEIAAVVADTLARTSVVPADSLDTVFAADAQARQQAERYISTVRAQLPAA, from the coding sequence ATGATGCGTTTGACCGTTCTTGGCGCCACCGGCTCCATTGGCGACAGCACGCTCGACGTGGTGCGCCGTCATCCCGACAAGTACAGCGTTTTTGCGTTGACCGCCAACGCGCAGGCCGACAAGCTCGCGCTGCTCTGCCGCGAGTTTCGCCCGAAGATGGCGGTGCTTGGTTCGGCGGTCGCGGCGGATGCATTGCGTGACCAGCTCGGCGCAGAGGCCGCCGGCATCGAGATCCGTTTCGGCAGCGAGGCATTGGAAGAAGTTGCGGGCCACCCCGACTGCGATGCCGTGATGGCGGCCATCGTCGGCGCAGCAGGGTTGCGCCCGACGCTCGCTGCTGTGCGCGCCGGCAAGCGCGTGCTGCTGGCCAACAAGGAGGCGCTGGTCATGTCCGGCGCGCTCTTCATGGACGCCGTGCGTCAGCATGGCGCCACCGTGCTTCCAATCGACAGCGAGCACAACGCCATCTTCCAATGCCTGCCGCAGCAAGTTCCGCAGTTCGGGCGCGGCGTGTCACGCATCGTGCTGACGGCATCGGGCGGCCCGTTCCGCACGCGCCCTGTGGAGTCTCTTGCGGATGTCACGCCAGATCAGGCGTGCGCGCATCCGAACTGGGTGATGGGGCGCAAGATCTCGGTCGATTCCGCCACCATGATGAACAAGGGGCTGGAGGTGATCGAGGCGCACTGGCTGTTCGGCGTCCCGGTCGAGCATCTCGAAGTCCTGATCCACCCGCAGAGCGTCATCCATTCGATGGTCGGCTACGACGATGGCTCCGTGCTGGCGCAGCTCGGCAACCCGGATATGCGCACGCCGATCGCCTACGGCCTGGCATATCCCGAGCGCATCGAGGCCGGCGTTGCGCTGCTCGATCTCGTCACCACGGGCGCACTGACTTTCGAGGCGCCGGACCTGCGCCGATTCCCGTGCCTGGCGTTGGCGTTCGAGGCATTGCGTGCCGGTGGTACGGCACCTGCTGCTCTGAACGCGGCCAACGAGGTGGCTGTCGAGGCATTTTTGCAGCGCCGCATCCGGTTCACCGAGATTGCTGCCGTCGTGGCTGACACACTCGCCCGCACGTCGGTCGTGCCGGCTGATTCGCTTGACACCGTTTTTGCTGCCGACGCCCAGGCGCGTCAGCAGGCCGAGCGCTATATCTCGACCGTACGCGCGCAGCTGCCGGCTGCATGA